Proteins co-encoded in one Vicinamibacterales bacterium genomic window:
- a CDS encoding zf-TFIIB domain-containing protein, translated as MSDTLNCPSCLAAMTSRVFERRYGPPITIDLCQGCQGIWFDNQELLQLTPGATLELLGLIAGVESQARVQLAVRLGCPRCTHRLTEVHDLQRTTRFSYFRCPEAHGRFLTYYQFLRAKNFVRSLAVTEVDELRKHIRQVNCSNCGAPVDIERGAACGYCRTPIAILDPDQVRKAVAELRTADQEEKTIAPDWPLRVMMERVRAERVFAEAGENPDGFRQALRADSTDLLATGLQVLKGLLG; from the coding sequence TGTCCGAGTTGCCTGGCGGCCATGACCTCACGCGTGTTCGAGCGGCGCTACGGCCCGCCGATCACGATTGACCTGTGCCAGGGTTGTCAGGGCATCTGGTTCGACAACCAGGAACTGCTCCAGTTGACGCCGGGAGCCACGCTGGAGTTGCTCGGTCTCATTGCCGGGGTCGAGAGCCAGGCCCGCGTGCAACTGGCCGTGCGACTCGGCTGCCCGCGCTGCACGCATCGCCTGACGGAAGTGCACGACCTCCAGCGCACGACGCGGTTCTCCTACTTCCGATGCCCCGAGGCGCACGGCCGATTCCTGACCTACTACCAGTTCCTTCGGGCGAAGAACTTCGTCCGCAGCCTGGCGGTCACGGAGGTCGATGAACTCCGCAAGCACATCCGCCAGGTCAATTGCTCGAATTGCGGGGCGCCAGTGGACATCGAGCGCGGCGCAGCGTGTGGCTACTGCCGCACGCCGATCGCGATCCTCGACCCCGACCAGGTGCGGAAAGCGGTCGCCGAGTTGCGGACGGCGGATCAGGAAGAGAAGACAATCGCGCCCGACTGGCCGTTGCGCGTCATGATGGAACGCGTCCGCGCCGAGCGGGTGTTCGCCGAGGCCGGGGAGAACCCCGACGGATTCCGGCAGGCACTCCGCGCGGACTCGACCGACCTGCTCGCCACCGGCCTGCAGGTCCTGAAGGGACTGTTGGGATGA